CTAAAAGATTTTCCGAATCTAGAAGCACTTCTTGTGAACCATGGACGGGCCACACTGGTCGTAGTCTGCCTTCGCTACCCGCATCTGCATCCAAAAAGAGAGGATTAGGAATCTTGCAATCTAATAGAATCTAGTACAAGTTCGATCAATGCTCGACGGATCTCATGACAATGACGTGATGGAAAATGGACAATAGTAGCGAAATCAGAACGGCATGGGTGGCTCCGCCACCAGCATTGAGCACGCCACCTCGATAAAAGCGACCTTAAGAAGCAAGTTCCTAAAAGAATCAAAGTTTTAGGACAGGAATGACACCATTGAGCTCTAGGCTTTTTGGGAATTCATATAGTCCGGTTACAACAAACCTATCGTGCGACCGGAGGCATAAACGGCAAGAACGGCTGATATGGCGACGTACAGGGCGGGAGCGTTGAATGTTTCAAACATGATCTGTGTCATCTTCTCCCTGTCAGCTTTCGGGTTGAAGGGTGTTCCGGGTGAGAAGCACAGGGTGCTCTTGAGGACCGACCTCCAGCTCCTCGTGGAAAACATGATGCCAGATCCCAACCGTTCCGTCCCAATCGCAGACGAGCCCGCGCTCGAGTCGAGCACTTCAGGTGGCGAATGCCCCGGTTGAGATGGGCTTCGTCCCTGAAGCACGCGTCTTTCCCTGTCCCTCGGACCATGAACGAGCCGGACCGGGGTGCTCTGGGTGGCCAACAAACGTTGCGAAGCAAGACCCGAAGCAATCTTCTCCGCTGAATCCGGCCTGTTCAATATGATGGACACGGGGCTGCACAACATGAGCATTTCCCTCTCCATTGCAGACCTGTGCACACATCCAACCGCGCAAATGTACACAACTCGAATTCTTATTAACAAAGTATCACTCACCTTTAATCCACGCCGTTCCAATGTCGATGATAATCGGTGTTTTTCCCCTCGAAACCGGTCATTTCCGCGTCAGTTGGTGTTGGTTCACGTTGGAAAGTGACGCGCTCTTTTTATACGGTTGAACCTAATAGAGATATTTATGATATAACCTTGATTGTCGGTGTCCCTCAGGATTATACATATATCTTTTTCGATGGTGTATATGTTGTTGCTTATAAGTGTTcgtatatataaaataaagttGATAGACAAACCTGAAATCAAGTGCAAAGTGAGAAATCCGAATGTAGAcgaatgatccgagcccaacaaaataacgttgtgtccttaagacaaatttgttcTCTCAACTGGTACCCAaggttcttggacaattgcctccTAGGATAGAGCCGGTCGTCTTTCCTATAAAGAGGTACTTCTCCAAAGGAAATCTTCGAACGCAACTTCGCAGATTAATCGCACAAATGATAATGATGAAATGGAAACGCACgtttagaagaaaaaatgagGGAGAGACAATTATTTCGAGCAAACATTTGAACCAACCCTTTGAAAACTATTTATATTAGTATAAACATGAACGTTGACGAAGAGTCACGAATCCGTACGGTTTCATTGATGAAGGATTGTGAACCTTCGTGAATCATGACGGTTTCGTTGATGAAGGATCATGAACCTTAATGAAGGAACACGAACCGAATAGCTCTCTTTtttcgaacaaacatgttcgttcaatcaaagaaaaaatttccgaACAAACATACCCGTTCGGACATGTCCATTCAAATATTGTCCATTTGGTTTAAAAAGAATAGAATACATAAAATTGatgggtataaaaaaaaataggaatgcGTGGGCGGCGGCGCGCACGGGTCAACCTAGCTTTGcataggtcctctcccttccacaaaagtgagaTGCCCCTCGGGATCCAAACCCATTTATGAGGTTTCAATATTTAAATCCATCTCACATATACTCTTTTTCCAGTGTGAGACTCTCCATCCTTCACTTCTCATTCAATTTCTTATGGGACTTTgaaaccaaagtcccaacagTATATCTCCCATTGATTATGAGACCTATTCTCATGTGCTCTTGATCACCATACACATAAATTGCGCTATTCTCTCGTCCGCAAAATTGTTACTTGGTTTTGCTTAGATATAGTGAAGAGTTTCTcttcattcaattgcaatctaTACAAggatcattttaaaattttcttggtTCTTTTACCGACGTGAGCCTTTTCAACTGCACAATCACATAGCAACCTGACGTcataaatcaaaatcattttcaggcGAACAAGACGCTAATggtctaattttattttagtctGCACAATAAGTCTaacacttttttggtaatttagttttaaactttttgatgatttgctaatgAAGTTCTTCTGGCCAATTTCcgccgaaaatcgttgatgttaGGCCGTCCTCCGTGACATGGCTAGCGTGAAATAAAcaatttctgtaatttttttttaaatattctcttttttattttcttttttccaatgtgGCGGGCGAAGGTTGCCGGGGTAGTTGCAAAAACTATAGCGTCGGCCGTACCATGCGtccaaatcaataatttttggctaaaattggctCGGAAATACTATGTTgataaattgttaaaaggtttaaggttgcattgattgatgattgaattgacatctaTACAATAGGATTGAATCTATATATGCATCTCAAAATGCGAATTGAACAAACAGACATATGACACATATTTCACTACGAGAATCGCTAACCTTGTATTATTCAAATGTACATTAGGCAGAACCATAGGACAGTCTCAACCATTTGCAATTTCTCAGGTCTACAAGCACTTCCTGGGCACAATGGCTGGGCCAGTTTCATCGTACTCCGCCTTCGATGTCCACATCGGCATCCAATTAttccgaaaaaaaatttgataaatgttaGTAggtgtaaaaaaaatattataaaaacaaagaacggtaacttttttttttctataatttgtTGATAACTTACCAGCACTTCTGATAAAGTTACCAACATCAATAACATTTGCTAACTTAATCGGAGAAACATTTGTAATTAGTTTAAATGGGGTCGATAGTTTCTCCGAAGAGTTGGTGATACTGACGGGTTCGTAAGCGCGACTCATAAAGTCACTCACTTAAATGAAAATTGGTGAACAAAATTTAGTTGGTAAACTATCACAAAAATCGATACATTAGAAAGacaaaaccaaataaatttcgATACGCAATTGAAATGAAAGTAAGTAGTCATGATAATTCAATTggataaaagttggtaaataatTTAATTGAAGATTGGTAAATTTCTATAAGTTGTAAATTTACGACCTTGAAAAAGcaattaaaaatttgtaaaagataagaaaagtcGGTAGTTTGTAAACCGGCAAGAGTtagtaatataaaaaatatatcgaTATATTACTAACAAATTATTGAAAGGTCAGACGATTGGCAATATTTTTAACTATTGGCTTTGGACTCTTACCGACGTTGTCACGACAGCTAACAAAAAATCCACCTTACCGGACGTACTTCTGTTCCAAACTTGTTTCCCGAACAAAAAGATagaaatacagaaaaatagaactGTCGTCGTGCATGCTTTTAAGTACCTGCTGAAACGTGCTAAGAGAAGCGAGTATTGACCCTCCAGTCCAAACGGCGTACTTCCTCTCCGGAGAAGCTACCACCTTGATTCTTGCCGAGGCGGGTGCGAGATTGGTGATCTGTTTAAAGCGTCTGGCCATTCCTGGAAACATACTCGATCCGCCGGATAGCACCATGTTCCCAAAGAGGTCTCTTCGGATGTCGGCATCGCACTTCAAGATCGAATAGTGCGTGATATCGTGATTCCACGCTCTCTAATTCCGACAAGCGACGGATCGAACGTGATGTCAGCGCATCAGAAGCGCTCGTCCCCGATGATCATCACTTTGTCCATCAGGCAACTCGTAGTCCCTCTCGACCATCGAACTGCTTCCGACAGTTTTGAGCTCCTGCTCGTGATCCAGAGCCACGTACGCGAGCTTCTCCTTGACGTCGTACACGATTTCTCGCTCTGCTGCGGTGGTAAACCGATGTCCTCTCTCGGTCAAGTTCCTCATCAGATTTTCCATCGCGTCCCGCCCGGCGAGCTTAAGCTGGAGGACGGCATGGGGGCAGTACACTGCCTTCGTAGACCGGAACAGCTTGTCTGATTCCATCACTGGAATCCAGCACGGGCCCCTGAATAATAAGAACGATCCATTCTCATCATCACCGAAGCAAACTCCATTCGTATCTCAGAATTTGTGAACTCGGGCTTGGGCACAAACCTGTAGTACGGCTTGAGGCGTAAAAGGGAGAGGGCAGCTTGTTTCGAGACATACTTGAAGGTTTCGAACGTGATCTGCGGCGTTTTCTCCCGGTTTGCCTCCGGGCGCTTCAGTGAGGAGCATACCACGTTTTCTTAATGTGTTGCGAAGAAAACTATGATAGATATTCAATTTACGCAGGGCAGGCTTGGCAAAAAGGCTCCGGCCAACCTTAAAGCCCGGCCCAGATCCTGAGGTCGCCCAACGATCACCTTTAAGGGGTGAGAATTTCGGTCGAGTTGATGAGTTGATGTGCTGGAGGTGAGCTATATTGGGTTAGTTGCACTTGATTGCGGCTATGGGTTATGATAATTTTTATGACAccctccttccttttctttgtatGGTTGCAGCCCGTCGATCAAAACTTAGATTGAAAATTTGACACTTTGGTGCAATATATATGACGATTGCGCCGTAAGCCAAGGAGTTGTATTCTTCAACGGCTAAGCAGAAGGTACGACCCCAACCTAGTTAGGTTCCACACTTGAGGTCGAGTATGAACGTCTCGATGACTTAGAGATTGTTAAACGATCTCCACTGCACCATTTCCTTCGATCTACGTCGTGTTTGTGGCTCATCATGCCTTCCTTATATTTGTCGAGCAGGTGTAATGGTTTGCTAAAAAGATGCGTGATCGTAACTTCACCGTGTCTTTCGTGCATGGCGAGAATGATGCAGTAATGGCTGGATTTCGATCTGGGGCGACTCGGTTGATCATCACTGCTGATGTGTGCGCTCGAGGGGTTGGTGTAGAGCAGCTTAGTCCTGAAAATTTCCATCACATTAATGCAGGTGACGACATTACAtcgtactaattttttttcttctgtgtGCATCAAGTCATTCGCGTGTCGGATGCCTGCTTTTATGGAAGGACAAATTCCTTGTTTTCCCTGTTCCACAAcgaacattttaattgtgcgaTGGACAATTGAATCGTTCTCGATACACTATGAAGCTTGTCTTGTCATCAACTTCAGCTATGATCTTCCCAACAATAGAGAGCTGTACATCCATCAAGTTGGTCGAGCAGGCCGTTTTGGGTGGATAATTGTAATTACAAATGTCAATCCATGTCTGCTTTTGTAAGGTGCTGTGGTAAATTTGGTCAAAGACAAGGAGATCCATATTCTTAGAGACAGAGCAGTATTATGGCACCCACATAGCTGAATGTCCGGAGGACCTTACTATATATATTTGACTAGATAAGAGTACGTACATTTAGAATGGCCGCGAAAGGCCTCGTGTTAATAGTCTACAGCTTTACTCTGACCCATAAATTTTAAGGATTTGAGAAGTCGATCGTATAACCATATAATGGTACAATATCAATCGCAAGTGTTATGGATGgctaaaaatatttaacaatttTAGCAGGACCCACCTATGATCTTATGCCCAGCATTCTACTGTTATAGTGTCACCTTGTTATATTAGCAAGACCCTACATTTTATTGCATCCTTTGATCTTTTCAGAAGGGAAAATGACGcaaatggttcatgaactttggtTCGGggtgcaatgtgatccctaaacttttaatttgatcaatatggtctccgaactttaCACCAATGTGCAATGTCTTCTCTagactttcaatttatttaatgtggtccctgaatttttggaacaagttcaacttagtccatgaactataagaaaatgttcaaagcagtccccgaacttgaattaatgggaggactacattgaacatctttctataatttatggactaagttgaacatgttcaaaAATTTCAGGgattatattggtcaaattaaaagttcaggaaccacattacatattgagctaaagtttagagactatattgatcaaattaaaagcacatggaccacattgcacactaagccaaaattcataaaccatttatgtcattatttcttTTCAACACTTGAAAGCAATTGAGTTGTGCTTCGAATCTTCAATGTAAGGGTTTTATCTTAAGTTTTTTGAGTTTCGATTTCTGAACACCGGCCCGTACACGAATGGTGCATCTTACCACAAGAAACATGGggataatatcacaattgtgtgGGTTAAATTGGAATCGTGAcaaaagttaaatattttcgtgaatcaTTTATTTCTCGCAAAACAAACatcttagtttcttttcctccttagagctttttcttttatgtatcCATGTGAATCGATAATATTAAATTGTGGTCTCCTCCCGATACCAAATTGGATTGGAAATTGACGGAATAGTGCTAACTTAACCATTCGGTTACGCACTCTTCGAATAGAAATCCATTCTTACGAACGATCCGGCTTTTTTGCCTTTCTGCCTTTCTGCCAATTTCATAAACTTTTCCGTGCATATTTGACGTTCATATTACAATGATTTGAATATAGTGGAGAGTCATCATTTCGATGGTTATTGTTGCAATACCTTTAAGCGTGATTGCTTTTTGTTGTATGGGTCTACGCGTGACTGCTTAACTTCGGCAATGGAGGGCGAATTTCGCACAAAAAGTAAGTACCTATAAACAAAGAAGTACGAAATTAATGATTAATTTCGTATAAAGGCTAATAAACAGTAGAAAATATTGCTtgggaaacaaaataaaaaggctAGAGATagaggctccgtttgtttcacgcaaattacttttgagaaaatattttttgaatttttccgtGTTTGATTCGAGGAATGGCAATATTGctactctagaaatcaacttttgaccggaagttgattttttttttttaaattttacttatgagtagaagttgatttttctatttatggacaaaagtaatttttttttactttttcaagtggctcTAAAACTACTtttagaaccaaaaaaaaaaaaaaaatgattcaaaagtagaaaaacgaagttgcgtaaccaaatgcttttggagcagaaattttaCTTCGAAAGTGTTGTCGGCTAATTAGGAAAAACATTtccacccataaaaaaaattaccttcaaaaatgaggaaaatacttttctctttttaaaaagataaaaatacgTTCCCTCATCTATCCTCTCTCCACTCCTccccattcattttcttttaatcatttttatttttcctttcttttatttctttttattttcgagttttttttttacttttttaacttataattttatatttttttttcttttttctttctctatcgGTCTCTGGTTGTATGCCACCGCAACGGCCGTCGACCGGTCAAAGGCAATTTGGCTAGGTCAAACCTTGATGACTGGTGGTGAGGCTCGATGGCCATGGTCAGTCGCCgaccaaagaagaaaggaaaagaacaaaaagaaaataaaaaaataaaagataaaagaaaatagttaaaaaatcaatttttttttataaaaaagtaaaaatataaaaattattaaaagtcgTGTAAggtaaaaattgattttccttaaaattattttttagttcatttttagatttcatccaaataccgaaaaatatcgttattcttataaaaaaaacgaCTTTCTAAAAAATGCCTtttagaaatatatatatatatatatatatatatattttgctaaATAAATGAAGCCAGAGAGGAGGGGGACTAGACTGTGTTGGCATCCTCTCTGGCTAGCAATGGAGGTAGCCACCAATGCTCCCGTTGGCGAGGTCGCTAGTGGTATAtggtagaaattgatttttcttatcaaaCGGCTGAAACTATTTTTCAATTCGTTTTTAGGTTTTAACCAAACACAAAATAATATCATTATTGTTTTGGAAAACGGccttctgaaaaatattttttaaaaacaccACATTTTTTCGCTAAATAAATGAAGCTAGAGAGGAGGCAAACTCGACTGTGGCTGGTAGTGGAGGTAACCACCAATGCCCCCATTGGCGAGGTCGTGAGTGGTGGTTGCGCCATCAAGCCACCCTTGCGGCACCCACGTTTGGTGACGTTCTCGCCGATCGGAGAAAAATTCGGTCGAACTCGATGACAAAGGAGTAAATTGCAAAATATCTTGAAATATCGGGGGAGCATTTAGATTATTCAAATGTCTGGGACGAACCTATAGAATGGGCAAATTGTGATGCCCCCCGACCgagttttttccattttttggtcgaaaccccGACCGAGTTGGCGAGTCGCAATTCGCCGCCGTGTCCTGGGGGAGCCAAGATCGCGAGGAGGGGATTTGCGGCGCCGAGAGCGGCAGCGACGGGGTGGTGGCGACAGAGCTGCCACTCGAAGCACAAGTGCTAGCTAGCTTCTCATCCTTCTCATCCACCTTCACCCGCGTGGATCTCCTCTGTGACCACAACCATCGCGAAAGCACATTTCTTCACGCTCGTGGCGGACTGTTGAAGGTCGTATTGTCGATGAGGCTGATCGAATCGCTGTGGCGAGAGGTTCGAGACCTGACCCTCGGCAACACCTCCTCCGTCCACCGCCTCGATTCGCCTCCGGCGCCGCTCGAGTTCCTTCGCGACTTCGTCTCTCTCAACAAACCCTGCCTCATCTCCAAAGCTGCCACCGCTCACTGGCCGGCCACCGCTCTCTGGCGCGACCGCGCATACCTCACTCGCgccctctcttcctcctccgtcACCGTCCATCTCACCCCCAATGGACGCGCCGATTCGCTCGCTCCCATTGACTGCTCCGCctcatcgccgccgccgccgcctctctGCTTCGCCTCTGCTCACGCGCAGCGTGTGCCATTTGCCGAAGCGCTGGAGATGATCTCGAGGAGTAGTCGGGAGAGCAATTTTGTCGCGTACGCGCAGCAACAGAACGATTGCTTCCGATCGGAGTACGGACCTCTGGCTCGCGATTGCGATGAGCATGTTCCGTGGGCGAGCGAAGCCCTAGGTTCCTTGCCGGAGGCCGTGAATCTGTGGATTGGGAATCACTTCTCGGAGACTTCTTTTCACAAGGATCACTACGAGAATCTCTACGCTGTTGTCACCGGCGAGAAGCATTTCCTGCTCCTTCCTCCGACCGATGTCCATCGTATGTATATTAAAGCTTACCCCGCAGCCCAGTACTCGTATATTAAGGTTGGTTTCGGAATTGTGATT
This sequence is a window from Rhodamnia argentea isolate NSW1041297 chromosome 3, ASM2092103v1, whole genome shotgun sequence. Protein-coding genes within it:
- the LOC115748052 gene encoding bifunctional peptidase and (3S)-lysyl hydroxylase JMJD7, which produces MRLIESLWREVRDLTLGNTSSVHRLDSPPAPLEFLRDFVSLNKPCLISKAATAHWPATALWRDRAYLTRALSSSSVTVHLTPNGRADSLAPIDCSASSPPPPPLCFASAHAQRVPFAEALEMISRSSRESNFVAYAQQQNDCFRSEYGPLARDCDEHVPWASEALGSLPEAVNLWIGNHFSETSFHKDHYENLYAVVTGEKHFLLLPPTDVHRMYIKAYPAAQYSYIKETGEFKLEVEEPIKYVPWCSVNPYPLPENLESETANFPLYFSGPKPFECTVKAGEILYLPSMWFHHVRQIPDDTGLTIAVNYWYDMQFDMKYAYFNFLQSIVYQPIHEHTGTEGEAEDLQPACCCKSGSQ